DNA from Hippoglossus hippoglossus isolate fHipHip1 chromosome 1, fHipHip1.pri, whole genome shotgun sequence:
atgattaATTCTGCCAGGCTTAAAGTGCTTTACTGTTCTTGTATACTGTTTATAATTACAGCTGCAGACAATGTTAGACATGTTATCAATGATTCTTACAGTCGATCACCTTTTACAGCTGCTCTTATCAATGGTATTATATTACAGATGGATCAAGTGACTACAGAAGGTGTTTGTGAGAGGAGCTGCTTGTGGTGGTTCCACAGACAATTATCACCTGACTCTGCAGTTCCTTCGAGctgatttgttttggttttacattaCTATTTTGGTTCTTTCTCACAGCTCTCATCAGCTCTGTTTCCAGCCGCTGCAGGCAGTGGTTTTCAGCGGGAAAAGCTCTGGCAAAGTCAGCACAGAttggcagacacacacgcatatgCACACGTACCGTGGCTGGTGAATAAAGTGGAGCCTTCATTAGCTAAAGAGACAAATATTTCCTCAGGGGTTTGTGGAGATTTGGTTTACCTTTAAGCGTTGGACTAATCCCACAGGAGGTTTACCAGACTGCTTGTGCTGGGGTATAATATGTAGAGTACATAGCAGAAAGGGTCTAAAGTTAGGAATAAATTGTGAACTTTCACACATAATCAGTCCTAATTCACAACTTCATCCCATTTTCTACCCTTGTGTGTTATTTCAAACTCCAGGCAGCTTTTAGTGGAGGATGTGGTGAAGGTAACGCTTAGAGTCTTGGGCACTGTCCTGCCTGGCCGAACCCAACCTCCATGACGAAGGTTTGAAGGGATTTTGGTTTTCTGGGATATCTTCCTCAGCATCCAACAGGAATTTGTCCGGACTTGGTGCCAAGGCAGTCTCTTCATCCTCGACAGAGCAGTCTGATAACAGCTCCTCAGGCCTGGAACACAGAGAGGTCATTCTGGTATACTTTGAGCATATTAGACTACCTATCAATAGGCTCACTTTGCCACATAAAATGCTGTTGTGTCAACTTGTTAATTATTGAGGTTAAAACACAGAATGATTCCAAAAAACATCAGCGATAAAGCTCACATGAAATGTGCTCTGCTACTCAACAGACCTAGAAATGACATTGTTAAGATGCTGTTTCCACAATCGGCATGAACTTTACTCAGTCAGTTATGGCTGTCCTGAGGAATACATGAGTAGATTACTCGTGCCTCTACCTCCAGCAAGCTTGGGCTGTAAATGGTTACAGCTTTAACAAGGTACTGCTACTCCAGCATGGCAGACTTGGATGATTTCTTTCTGTAACATAGGAATGACCATTCACCCACTGAACATATGGTGTAGTGTAACATTCCTAATAACACTTGGGCCACTTTAGCACATTGAAAACTCTACCAAAAGGTTTATTCCTATAGTTCAACTCAAAACATTATGCATATAAATCAAGTTAGGTGATATCAACAGAAACAAGTGTGACTCTGCAGCAGGTATAATATTCACTGTGTTCAGAGTATCAGGATTTTAATATTTGCTAGTTAGCATTTAACACAAAAAGAATGTCTTTAGCATTGAAGGTATAAGATTGTCCACAATTAAAATTTTGAGCTGATGATGAAAAACTTACGGTGTCAACAAAGCTCTTCCTAAGCAGCAAATGAATATCTGAACCACATTTAATGGCGACCTGTCCGATCGGGTTGAGACATATCACAAAACCAAATGTGAAAAATCAAAGGATCACAAAAGCAATCTGGATCAGGGCCATGAACGGAAACAATTATTGGCATCTAATAGATGTTAAGTTATTCCACTCTGGATCAAAGTGGTGGACTGACCGAACCAGCAAGGCCAGCGTTGCCACTTTTAGAGGCACATGACTAAAAAATGTTGCCGTACACCATTTTGTTATTACTACACCACTCTGCAGACTCACACCACCATTTTACCATTCTGAGGCATTTCATTACTCCTCCAACAAATCTAATTTCATCTCAGTGAGGaatgctgagagagagagagagaaagagagagagagaatgagtgtgtgtgtgtgtgtgtgtgtgtgtgtgtgtgtgtgtgtgtgtgtgtgtattggtatgcagagagaggaagacatgCTCTTGTGAGGTCATGCTGAGTTAGTTAGGCACATGACACCTACACAGGGTATTTTATCATGCAGAGGGAGTCTGGATTTAAATTAGCCACGGCCTTGAACTTAAAGAAGGTCAAGTAATACAgtatatttcattattaatgaGTAAAAGGAGATCAGAGATCTACTTCACCACTCAAAACAAAGTATCAAGACCGTTTCTCccttcatttattatttaactcCTCGTCCACACATCACTTTTCACATgctttctttactttttttcagGCCTCTTGCCATTTCACACTGACCTGACATATCCTGAGGCTCTAGGCTGCTTTTGGTCTCTGTGTCCTTCCACTCTGATGCCGGCTCTATTCCTTGTTCGGACTCTGAGCCCCACCAAGGCCCTGGCGAGTCCTGCCTCGTCCTCTCTCTcgtccctctccctcctctcctctgctccctctatATCTGCATCGACTCCACGCCACACCAGCTTCGCCCGCTGCTTAGcatctctgtctcctgctgttCTGAACAGCCTGCGCAGTTGATGCACGTTGACCCCCGAAAAGATATTGGAGCATCCAAGCTTCCTGCTGGGTCGAATGGAATTATTCCACTGGACAGGCAGACCATCGTCAGTGAACGCTGGGGCCTCTGCCATGTTGCGAGAGCTTCCAGGTGATGAGATAAGGAACAGGAGGATAATTTCAggggagaagatgaggagggggACAGACAGGTAAGCTGGGaaggggagagaaaggaaagagacCAAAGTGGTCAAACTGAAGAGATCACAGTACAAGCCAAGTTCAAGTCACAATTCCATGGATGCAGCCAAAAACCTGGTTACCTTTGCTCACCTCTCCTGTGTGACTTATCTAATTATGCATGGGTCTTCATTGTAGAGGGAGaagtgacacacatgcacagacccACTGTCAAACAGCGCCAAATGAATTTATCACTTTTTCTTCATTCATCCTACTCTACATTAATTATTAGGGCCTAAATTGGACCATTGAGCAGAGAAAACTTTGTTCAAAGATGAAAGACATTGAATGTCATAGTAAACCAGAGAATATTCACAtctgagaagctgaaaccatGAGATTTTTTGCACTTTTGCTCTGATAATGACTTTGGGCTAAAACTAAGCAAAGTTTTCAGAGGTTAACTGATGGAAAATCTAGGCAAATAAAATCCTACTATAAGCTAAACAAAGAAATTCTGTCCTAGAGACAGGACAGAATTGCTATGCAAAGATAGGAAATGAAATAGAAACCAGACTGTTGCCTTGATCTGTTAATTCAATTCCTATTACTACAAGAAAAAGTGAGTTTTTATGTCATATTGGAGGAACTGATATCCTGACTGATATTGTTCATGCTTACTATAACAAATGTCCTATCTCACActtttaaagaaagtaaaaatcctggatccatcccctgattgggattaacaaacatttaatgaGTTCCTCGCTGACCCTTACCACATGCTTCTGCCAAGTTTCATGCAAATCcattgagtagtttttgtgttatctcgCTTGTAGACAAACACAtgaaccaaccaacaaaccgatagacaggagtgaaaatataacctccttaaaatgaaaatgatttataatACAATCTATGCTGAGAGTGCTTACCTTTCCCTATGTAGTTTGAGTGAAACCGACTCCAACAATGCAGTACAGGCACAGACCTTATTACTGCAGCAGCACGCAGACTGTAACCTTCATAGCCGCTAATGCTTAGCCGACCCACTTCCGACTGGTCTACTAGTGGCCTGTGGAGCCACGTGAGGACGTAAGGGAATCATCAAAGAGTAATCCATTAATGATATCAGCGTCCAGGTGCTCACAACTAAGAGCCAGTCTGCAAGtaaaaagacagacaaacaaactgaatacACAATCAAACCCACAACATGCGGCCTTAAGAAAGACAGGAGGCCTTTACAGGCCCCTGCATATTTAAAACAGGAGAACACTTACTATAGTTTCAAGCTGCAAAGGGGGCCACAAACAATGGGTGACCCCAATGTTTTGTACGTAAAACAGGTGCTGCATAGTAACTCCTTACTctatgtcaaatacattttgttgtgttaaaaatgcaaaacattacAATAACCTCAGAAATGAAGTTTAATACATTTATGATTGTACTTATTTACTTTCCACCATTGATAAATaagtgttgttgtgtgttcGTGTTGCTGCATTAACACTGGCTTCTATTTTCTTGCACCAGCTGTAATTTTACAACACACCATGTGCGTGACTCTGTGTCAGTGGATATGGGGAATGATTCAATTAGAGTATATGTAGAGCTCTCTCACTGTAAACAGGCCACTTGGCCATTAGGTTAGTTAAGTTGAGGTATAACTAAAACACTGGATTGCAGCTTAAGTCTTCTGCTATCCCGTGAATGTTGGACTTCATTCCCTCACATCCCATGTTGACATGCTATTTTTAGATTTCTGTTTGACTAAGTTGCCCTGTCGTCTCTTGGTTGTTGGTATGAACATATACATGATATTTGGATTTTTTGGTGTAACAGCTGGTCACCTAGTGATTCCATTTCCTTACCATCTGTCCCATGTAGTGTTATTAGATCTGCAGCCTAAAAGCCTGGCGTTGCATTTATACATAGACTGTGAATGATGGATTAAAAGCCAAAGCAATTATAGCTTTATATAGgaagattatatttatatagaatcCTTCAAATGTTTCTAAAATGACCAgcatataatttttttttttttatataatttatttatagcTCTCTCTGTGCTCTTGAAAGCAATGACTGACTTACACTGTACAGTCCATGACATTGTGGATATGAGCTTGACTGATACACAATAACACAATGTTAAGCTTCTATGGATATCATTGTCTAACTCTGTGATGTGGAAAGCAGCTTTTGCAAACTACAGAAATAACCAGCTATCTCCATGTTCTACTCTTGCACCAGAGTCATGGTCCATAGACCTACTACTGGTCAGCATCCCTGAGGATCTACCACTGTCATattcataaaacaataaagtacTAAATTAGAAGTACCACAATGCAGCTATGCCTCTGTCaatcagtgcagtttcagtccatCTAGGTGTTCCTGGTATATTGCATTCACAGTAATATGAAGTCACGTGACCTTcaacctttgaccactgaaatctaatcagttactttttgagtccaaatgacaactggggaaaatttgaagaaattccctgaagaccgacttgagatatcatgttcaagagaaaaacaatttgttttgtgaggccactgtgacctttaactTTGAAGTTTGACCAACCAAATCTGATCAGTTAATCCATGAGGgaatatttgtgccaaattttaAAGGATTCACTCAAGGTCTTAAGATAACATGTTCACGAGGCAAAAGAAATGGTTTGTGAggtcatctttgagtccaactgaacaatTCTActaaagttgaagaaattcccacaAGGGTTTTTTGAGATTCCATGTTCACAGAAATGGGACGAACGAACTCGCTGTTGCTGACATGGAGGCACCCATCAACCTAAATTTGCCCAAACTATAAATGCCACATTGCATCCAGATTTAAATGAAGTGGATGACCATGTGTCATGGAGAGTGAGAAGGATAGTCACACAAAACCTCAGACACGCACGATACATAGTTTGTTTCCATTGCACTTGTGTTGTGACGTTTGTAAACGATCCCATTCTTTTCAACGGCTCTTTGATATGAACTAAGGGAGCCGAGTCGTACTTGTCTGAGAGCCGTTCTTTTTATCAGTGCGCCCACATTTCATTCACCGCCTGccctatataaataaaatccacacCAGTGACATGAACAGTGAGAACATTCCCCTCTACGAGAAGGACAAGGGGGAACTTCTCACCCTTCATGCACTACATTGATATCAATGTAAGCCTTTGTCCAATAATAATGCCCCATTGTTTCCCTCAGaattgtttaatgtttatttgaaGCCATTTAACATAACCAGCAAGTGGTTGTAATCAATTTTAAACCCAAGACGGTCTTTAAATTTGAGAAATTGAACTTTCCCTCAGGCTATGCGCCAGTGTTGTGTAGGTGCCTGCTATAAGGAAATTTACAAATAACCTTAAACTGTTAGCAACAGTGATAGCTAGTTATCTGGCTGACATTAGTCTCCTTAATTCAGTTTGAATACTGCTGAAGCGCACGCTCCCTCTTCGTGTCTGCTCTTTGAGTACGTGTGGCtcaacacatttcatacattCAATGTAAAGTAAATTCACTGACAACCCAGGGGGATATGGCGTCACCTTGGGTATTGTTTACAATGCAGATTATTGACATTAGGTCTGGAAATACCAGTAATTTAGTGCTGCTAAACCACACATGCAAGAAGAAATTATAACGGTGGAACACCTAGTTTTAATCTGTTCCAAATCgataaatcatcatcatcttagTGGTAATTTTGCAGATAAACTGGGTAACCCCCGTCCCcttataaaagaataaagagaGATCCATCCATAAGATCCGGTCCCCTTCAAAGAGCCATGATTCCCAACACTCCATTGCACCTGAAGGCCACCTAATTGAAAGCATATGAGTGGGCAGGTGTGTGGTGTTTAAGGCCTCCCCTCCAGCAGCCTGCAGCTCACTGGTGTTGTGTCAGAGGACCCAGGAGGTTTTCTACTGAAGATGTGTGGGCTGCTCACCGGACTGCTTAGGCCTCGACTGGCTTCTCTCCCGAGGGCACGAGTCATGATTCAACAAAAGGCAACTTACATCCACGGCAAGCCGCCTAAAAATAAAGTCGGTGCACTGGTAAGCTtataaaatctgaaacttttGGTTTTCTAAGACATTTCTtaatatgtacattttaaactcaacttatttttaaaagtttagtGCTGAAGTTTCTACCATGACTGTCCCTCAGGAGACTGTGTTCGTGCTGACTGTGATGACTCTGACATTGATGGTGCCCTCTGGTTGGGTACTGGCGAACCTGGAGGACTACAAAACCCGGAAGTGACGAATGCGGCCTTTGAAAGCATCGTCTTCACCTGTGAAAGCCACGTGTTTGCTGTCATGTGTCATTTGAACCTTGTGTGTGAGTCTCGGGG
Protein-coding regions in this window:
- the avpi1 gene encoding arginine vasopressin-induced protein 1, with protein sequence MAEAPAFTDDGLPVQWNNSIRPSRKLGCSNIFSGVNVHQLRRLFRTAGDRDAKQRAKLVWRGVDADIEGAEERRERDEREDEAGLARALVGLRVRTRNRAGIRVEGHRDQKQPRASGYVRPEELLSDCSVEDEETALAPSPDKFLLDAEEDIPENQNPFKPSSWRLGSARQDSAQDSKRYLHHILH